One genomic segment of Balneolaceae bacterium includes these proteins:
- a CDS encoding DUF6141 family protein, which yields MINQPKEFKSVQKCKQPFMWILIIGVSALIWYLTYQQFILDNPVGSNSAPDSVMIIIWIVIGIGFPLALFSMKLIIKIDSENFYYRLFPLHLRMHSYRLADIESMETVTYRPILDFGGWGIRWGRKGKGYIISGKKGVKVYLRAGRPVYFSSDEPEEVVRAYKKFSRDRKVL from the coding sequence ATGATAAATCAACCCAAAGAGTTCAAATCGGTTCAGAAATGCAAGCAACCTTTCATGTGGATTCTCATAATCGGTGTTTCTGCTCTCATCTGGTATTTAACCTATCAGCAGTTTATCCTGGATAATCCGGTTGGCAGTAATTCCGCTCCCGATTCAGTAATGATTATTATTTGGATTGTTATTGGCATTGGATTCCCTCTTGCACTTTTTAGCATGAAACTGATCATTAAGATAGATTCGGAAAATTTTTACTATCGGCTGTTTCCGCTGCATCTCAGAATGCACTCGTACCGGTTAGCTGATATCGAATCAATGGAGACGGTTACTTATCGCCCCATTTTAGATTTTGGCGGATGGGGAATTCGATGGGGACGAAAAGGCAAGGGGTATATCATCAGTGGAAAGAAAGGAGTGAAAGTTTATTTAAGAGCAGGCCGACCGGTGTACTTTTCCTCAGATGAACCTGAGGAGGTTGTAAGAGCTTATAAAAAGTTCTCCCGGGATCGTAAAGTTCTTTAG
- a CDS encoding nitroreductase family protein produces the protein MKKRASEFYQDIKRRRTVRDFSDRSVPVEVIKDAIKAAGTAPNGANLQPWHFVVVSDPKVKKKIRIEAEKAEKEFYNEKAPNEWLEVLEPLGTDEHKPYLETAPYLIVIFSKNYEVTESGEKIQHYYVKESVGIATGMLITALHHSGLVTLTHTPNPMKFLNDILDRPSNERAYLILVTGYPAEDAKVPDITKKPLKEIATFL, from the coding sequence ATGAAAAAACGGGCATCTGAATTCTACCAAGATATCAAACGGCGCCGGACTGTTCGCGATTTTTCGGATCGATCCGTTCCTGTCGAGGTTATCAAAGATGCCATTAAAGCGGCGGGTACAGCACCAAATGGGGCCAACCTGCAACCGTGGCATTTTGTGGTGGTGTCTGATCCCAAAGTAAAAAAGAAAATCAGGATTGAAGCCGAGAAGGCAGAAAAAGAGTTTTATAACGAGAAAGCACCCAATGAATGGCTGGAAGTGTTGGAACCTCTCGGTACGGATGAACATAAACCGTACCTGGAAACTGCCCCTTATCTCATTGTGATCTTTTCTAAAAATTATGAGGTGACCGAAAGCGGAGAGAAAATTCAGCACTATTATGTAAAAGAGTCGGTGGGAATTGCCACCGGAATGCTGATAACTGCGCTTCACCACTCGGGTCTGGTTACTCTGACTCACACCCCAAATCCCATGAAATTTTTGAATGATATTTTGGATCGTCCTTCAAACGAACGTGCTTATTTGATTTTGGTAACCGGCTACCCGGCTGAGGATGCAAAAGTTCCCGACATCACAAAAAAACCACTCAAAGAAATCGCTACGTTTTTATGA